Proteins co-encoded in one Arachis stenosperma cultivar V10309 chromosome 7, arast.V10309.gnm1.PFL2, whole genome shotgun sequence genomic window:
- the LOC130939705 gene encoding uncharacterized protein LOC130939705 has protein sequence MIAPRPFAQWGVDLLGPFPPGPGQIKYLIVAIDYYTKWMEAESLASIFAANCQKFLWRQVITRFGIPESVISDNGTQFTDKKFREFLSGLGIKQTFSFVEHPQSNGQVEAANKVILKGLKKRLKGKKGPWADELASVLWSYRTPPIIYRQNSLLTHIRGRHSHPNRNRGAESEVTFRRRKRGS, from the coding sequence ATGATTGCACCCCGACCATTCGCTCAATGGGGAGTCGACCTCTTGGGGCCATTTCCACCCGGGCCAggacaaataaaatatttgatagTAGCCATAGACTACTACACCAAGTGGATGGAAGCAGAATCGCTAGCCAGCATATTCGCAGCAAACTGTCAAAAATTTTTGTGGAGGCAAGTCATCACTAGGTTCGGAATTCCAGAATCTGTCATATCGGATAATGGGACACAATTCACCGACAAAAAGTTCAGAGAGTTCCTCTCGGGACTAGGCATCAAGCAAACGTTCTCCTTCGTAGAGCACCCTCAAAGCAACGGGCAAGTGGAAGCAGCCAATAAAGTCATCTTGAAAGGGCTAAAGAAACGACTTAAAGGAAAGAAGGGTCCATGGGCAGACGAACTAGCCTCAGTCTTATGGTCTTATAGAACCCCCCCAATCATCTACCGGCAAAACTCCCTTCTGACTCACATACGGGGTCGACACAGTCATCCCAATCGAAATAGGGGAGCCGAGTCCGAGGTTACTTTTCGGAGGAGGAAGCGAGGCAGTTGA